DNA from Nitrospina gracilis Nb-211:
TCGCCCGCGCACCGCATCGGCACGGTGCTGGGTCCGGGTAACGACGACCTGGTGCGCCTGAACGTCGGCGGCACGGAATACCAGGCGGCGGTCTCACCGGAGATTCTGGAAAACGGTCCGTTGCAGGTCGGCGACCAGGTGGCGGTGAACGAAGGCTTCGTCGCCATCATCAAACTGCCGCGGCCGGAGCAGGGTCCCATCGCCCGCGTCGTCACCCGTCTCAAGGACGGCCACTGGATGGTCAACGGCGGCACCGGCAACACCGAATTCATGGTCCAGGTCTGCGACGACCTGAAAGAAGAAAACTTCCGCGAAGGCGACGAGATCATCCTCGATCCCACGCAACGCGTCATCCTGAAAGCCCTGCCCAAACGCGAGCAGAAGCTGGTGGTGGAAGACGAGTTCGTCACCGTCACCTGGGAGCAGGTCGGCGGGCAGGAAGACGTCATCAAGGAAGTCCGCAAAGTCATCGAGTACCCCATCCTGCACCAGGAAATTCTGGACAAGATGGAATACCGCATGCCCAAGGGGTTTCTGTTCTATGGCCCGCCCGGTTGCGGCAAGACGCTCATCGGCAAGGCCATCCTGTCCGACATCGTGAACAAACTGAAAGAGCAGAGCCACGACCTGAAAGATCTGGAAGGGCGCTTCATCCACGTCAAGGGTCCCGAGATCCTCAACATGTGGCTGGGTGAGTCGGAACGCAAGGTGCGCGAGATATTCAAGAAGGCGCGCGACTACCGCGAAAAGGGACAACTGCCTTTCATCTTCATCGACGAGGCGGAATCCGTGCTCGGCACACGGCAGGCGCTCCGCGTCAACAACATCTCGAATACACTGGTGCCGATGTTCTGTGCGGAGATGGACGGTATTCAATCCGTGCGCGACATGGTGGTGATCCTGGCGACAAACCGGCCGGACCTGATCGATCCCGCCATCCTGCGCCCGGGGCGCATCGACCGCAAGATAAAGGTATCGCGTCCGGACCGCGGCGACTGCGAGGACATCCTGAAGGTGTACCTCAAGAAGGAACTGCCCATCGAAGGCGATTCGCTGGACGCGTTGATCGAGCCGTTCCTCGACACCCTGTTCAGCACCAAGCCGGAGCAGGAAGCCCTGCTCCTCACCCTGCGCAACGGCGAATTCAAAAAACTGTACTGGAAGGATTTCATCTCCGGCGCCATTCTGGAGAGCATCGTGCTTCGCGCCAAGGAACGCGCCATCGAGCGCGCCATCGCCGGAGAGCCGCTGATGATCAAAGTGGACGACCTGTTGAAGTCGCTGGAACACGAGTTCGTGGAGAACAACGTACTGCCTGCGGATTCCAATATGGAAGACTGGCTCCAGCTTCTCGATTTCGATCCGAAGAACGTGGTGCGCGTGCGTCGTCCGCGTGACTCGGATCAGGCCGCGCACCAAACCATGAGCCGGTCGATTATATGAGTTCTGCCGTTCCCCTGCTGGGATTGGAAACCGAATACGGAATCATCCGCGAAGACCTGGAGGATTCCGATCCCGTTGAAGAGTCGATGGCGCTCCTCCAGCAGTGTCCGCTGAAAAGCGTGTTCCGCGGCTGGGCGTACAGCCGGGAGCGCACGCATCTGGACATGCGCGGGTTCACGGTGAACCACCTGGCGCAGGATGAAGAAGAAGACGAGTTCTGTGCGGAAGACCGCAAGCGGCCTTACAGCTATTGGGAAATGAAGTGCGACCGGGTGCTGGTCAACGGCGCGCGGTTTTACAACGATCACACGCATCCGGAATACGGCACGCCGGAATGCCGGACCGTGATGGACCTGGTCACGCACGATCAGGCGGGCGACCGCATCCTGCTCGAATGCGTGCGCCGCCGGAACGAAGAGCTGGGCGGACCGCACGTGCAGGTGTTCAAGAACAACACCGACTACAGCGGCCACAGTTACGGCACGCACGACAATTACCTGATTCCGCGCCGGTTGGACTTCGACGTCTGGGTGCGGGGATTGGTGCCGTTTCTGGTCACGCGCCAGTTGTACGCGGGCGCGGGCAAGGTCGGCACCGACGGCAAAAAGGTCGAGCCGTTCAGCGGTTTGCAGTTGGCGCAGCGCTCGGATTTCATCGAGTGCCTGCTCAGCATCGAGACGATGACGCAACGCCCCATCGTCAACACACGCGACGAGCCGCACGCCGCCACCGACCGGTATCGGCGGTTGCATTTGATTCTCGGCGATGCCAACATGTCTCCGTATGCGACGGCGCTCAAGCTGGGCACGACGCGGCTGGTGCTGGCGCTC
Protein-coding regions in this window:
- a CDS encoding AAA family ATPase; translated protein: MGDPTHIIELIDRILEETEDQPELQQKIFDLRDALLAAQQSAQQYNLKIKTLEETIRQLKSPAHRIGTVLGPGNDDLVRLNVGGTEYQAAVSPEILENGPLQVGDQVAVNEGFVAIIKLPRPEQGPIARVVTRLKDGHWMVNGGTGNTEFMVQVCDDLKEENFREGDEIILDPTQRVILKALPKREQKLVVEDEFVTVTWEQVGGQEDVIKEVRKVIEYPILHQEILDKMEYRMPKGFLFYGPPGCGKTLIGKAILSDIVNKLKEQSHDLKDLEGRFIHVKGPEILNMWLGESERKVREIFKKARDYREKGQLPFIFIDEAESVLGTRQALRVNNISNTLVPMFCAEMDGIQSVRDMVVILATNRPDLIDPAILRPGRIDRKIKVSRPDRGDCEDILKVYLKKELPIEGDSLDALIEPFLDTLFSTKPEQEALLLTLRNGEFKKLYWKDFISGAILESIVLRAKERAIERAIAGEPLMIKVDDLLKSLEHEFVENNVLPADSNMEDWLQLLDFDPKNVVRVRRPRDSDQAAHQTMSRSII
- a CDS encoding proteasome accessory factor PafA2 family protein — encoded protein: MSSAVPLLGLETEYGIIREDLEDSDPVEESMALLQQCPLKSVFRGWAYSRERTHLDMRGFTVNHLAQDEEEDEFCAEDRKRPYSYWEMKCDRVLVNGARFYNDHTHPEYGTPECRTVMDLVTHDQAGDRILLECVRRRNEELGGPHVQVFKNNTDYSGHSYGTHDNYLIPRRLDFDVWVRGLVPFLVTRQLYAGAGKVGTDGKKVEPFSGLQLAQRSDFIECLLSIETMTQRPIVNTRDEPHAATDRYRRLHLILGDANMSPYATALKLGTTRLVLALIADETLELPPELADPVHDVQRTSRDRTGTVLLKRGNGRTITPLDIQGWYLEQAKKNPGRLGDEKEEQWIVQEWERTLNDLREGSHKLSDRIDWAIKESLFSQFIETEGLSWDDPVLQSLDLEYHNLDPERGLYYGLLETGDLAPFVPEEDVARAVHNAPAGTRARIRGLMVDQEQDNIRSIHWTGIEFKNGDYLDLTDIIHEQDVERVLETNKELFAWK